A stretch of DNA from Microlunatus capsulatus:
GACGGGGAGACCGGCGAGCAGGGCATGTTCTTCTACGTCCTCATGCCGGCCCGGAACAAGGACGGCGCCGGGCCCTTCTGGTGCGGGTCGACCTCGCTCATCCGCACCGACGCGCTGGCCGGGGTGGGCGGGGTCTCGACCGAGACCATCGTCGAGGACATGCACACCACCCTCAACCTGCTGCGGGCGGGCTGGAAGACGACCTACCACCACCAGGTGGTGGCCGTCGGGCTCGCGCCCAGCACGCCGGACCAGTACCTCCTCCAGCGCCGCCGCTGGGGGATGGGCTCGATGCAGGTGCTCGTCACCGAGCGGCTGTGGGCGGCCAAGCGCTGGCTGTCCTGGCGCAACTACTACGAGTACCTGGGCGGCACCCTGTACTGGCTGGAGGGCGTGGCCACCGCGGTCTCCTTCCTCATCCCGGCCGCCGTCCTGGTCAGCGGGGCCCGGACCTCGACGGCCTCGCCGCTGGCCTTCGCCGTCGCGTTCCTGCTGATGTTCAGCACCCGCCTCTGGGGTGCCAAGCGGCTGTTCCGGATGCACCTGCGCTGGCGGACGGCGTTCGCGCTCCGCATCCTCCGGGTGCCCGTCGGGCTGTCCTGCCTGTGGTGGCTGCTCACCCGGCGCGAGCTGACGTTCCAGGTGACGCCGAAGTCCGGCGCCAGCGGGCGGGCGCGCGGCAAGGTCCCCGGCGTCCTCTGGGCGCTGGTCGGGCTGACGGTCTTCGTCGTCGTCTACGGCCTGCTCGGCCTCACCGGCCGGGTCCCGTGGGAGGTCACGGCCGGCGGCACGATCGCCAGCGGCGTCTGGCTGGCCTTCGCGCTGGTGGTGCTGACCCTGGGCCTGCGCCGGATCCAGAGCTCCGCCTACGCCACGTCGCGGCGCAACGCCTACCGGGCTCCGGTCCGGGCGCCCGTGAACCTCAACGGGCAGCGCGGCGAGCTGGTCGACGTCTCCGTCGGCGGCGCGGCCGTCGAGCTGCCCCAGGGCGCGCTCGCCGAGACGGCCGGCCTGGTCACCCTGCACCTGCCGGGCGCGGCCGAGCTCCAGCTGGAGACGGTCCGGGTCCAGCACGCCGACGGCGTCGACCACGTCTCCCTCCGGGTGCCGGCGCACGACTGGGACACCTACCGGGCGCTCTCGCTGTGGCTGTTCCACACGCCCCCGGGCGTGGTCGACGGCCTGCCGCCGCAGGCGCCCGCGGTCGCCGCCACGCTCCCGACGGGTCGCTCCAAGCGCCCGGTCCTCGTCCGTCAGCATGGGTGAGGACGCACCCCACCCCCTCCGGGGTGGGCCGCGGCGGCCCTACGGCTGGCTGGTCCTCGTCGCCGTCGGCCTGGCCCTCATCGGCGTCCACCAGGTGCTGCCCGCCGGCCTGGCCCGCGAGGTCCTCTACGTGGCGACCGGGCTGGTCGGGGCGCTCGGGGTCCTCGTCGGCCTGCGGCTGCACCAGCCGGAGCGGCCGCGCGCCTGGCAGGCGCTGGCTGCCAGCCAGCTGACCTGGGTGCTCGCCGACCTCGTCGGCACGGTCCAGGGCGCCGTGGCCCCGACCGACGCCTTCCCGACGCCCGCCGACGCCGTCTACCTGGCCGGGTACCCGCTGCTGGGCCTCAGCCTGTTCCTGCTGACCCGCGGTCGGCGCCCCCGGCGCGACGTCGAGGGGGCCCTGGACAGCCTGACCGTCGCCGTCGGGCTCTACCTGCTGTGCTGGGTGCTGCTGGCCCGCCCGACGCTCGACGAGTCGGCCGACTCGTGGCTGGCGGCGGCGGTGGCGGCCGCCTACCCGCTGCTCGACATCACGATCATCGCCATGCTCGTCGCCCTCGTGATCACCCCGGGGACGCACACGGCCGCCCTGCGGATGCTCGTCAGCGCGGTCGGCCTGGTCATCATCGCCGACACCGCCGCCACCGCCCTGGGCCTGCTGTCCATCGGCAGCACCGGCCCCATCGACTTCATCTGGCTGTTCTCCTACGTGCTCGTCGGGGCGGCCGCGCTGCACCCCTCGATGCGGACGCTCTCGCAGACCGCACCCCCGGGCCGACCGGTCTTCAGCCGCCGCCGGCAGATCGCGACGGCCACGGCCGTGCTGGTCGCGCCGGGCACGCTCGCGGTCCAGCACGTGCTGGGGGTGCCCCTCGACATCTGGGCCGTCGTGGCCGCCTCGGTCGTCATGTTCCTGCTCGTGGTGGCCCGGATGAACGTGGCCATCCACCAGATCGTCACCGCCGACCGGCGCCGGGAGGAGGCGCAGGCCGAGCTCGCCCACCAGGCGGCGCACGACTCCCTCACCGGGCTGCCGAACCGTGCGCAGAGCCTGGAGCTGCTCACCGGCACGCTGAACCGGGCGCAGCGCAGCGGCGCGATGATCGGCCTGCTGTTCGTCGACCTCGACGGCTTCAAGGCGGTCAACGACACCTTCGGCCACGGGGCCGGCGACGACGTGCTGCGGACGGTGTCGCGGCGGATGCAGGCGGTGGTCCGCGGCGGCGACGTCGTCGGCCGGCTGGGCGGGGACGAGTTCGTCGTGCTGCTGGAGCCGGTCGTCGACGAGCGCTCCGCGGTCGCGGTGGGGGAGCGGCTGATCGCCGAGGTCTCGGCCCCCATCGTGCTGGCGAACGGCGAGGCCGTGAGCGTGGGCGCCAGCGTCGGCGTGGCGATCAGCCAGGACGCCCGCACCGACGCCGACGCGCTGCTGGTCGAGGCCGACACGGCCGCCTACCGGGCCAAGAACCGGGG
This window harbors:
- a CDS encoding glycosyltransferase family 2 protein yields the protein MTVRPRNRLPVLVRAGRASVTSGARLASWANLLGRPRPEGRRSRRMAHLGGIASLTALVLYLTWRLVFTLPTGGFDLVAALVLLTFEAVPLAGILFRTITLWDIDTVGPDPVTVAGPGHRAVVFIPTYNEPVEVIAPTIAAACELQPAHQTWVLDDGDRPWVEEMATRYGARYVRRDEHTHAKAGNMNHALALLQAEVAAGAEPVDVIAVLDCDHVPLPTFLTDTLGWFDDPEIALVQAPQAYYNVGAFDDDGETGEQGMFFYVLMPARNKDGAGPFWCGSTSLIRTDALAGVGGVSTETIVEDMHTTLNLLRAGWKTTYHHQVVAVGLAPSTPDQYLLQRRRWGMGSMQVLVTERLWAAKRWLSWRNYYEYLGGTLYWLEGVATAVSFLIPAAVLVSGARTSTASPLAFAVAFLLMFSTRLWGAKRLFRMHLRWRTAFALRILRVPVGLSCLWWLLTRRELTFQVTPKSGASGRARGKVPGVLWALVGLTVFVVVYGLLGLTGRVPWEVTAGGTIASGVWLAFALVVLTLGLRRIQSSAYATSRRNAYRAPVRAPVNLNGQRGELVDVSVGGAAVELPQGALAETAGLVTLHLPGAAELQLETVRVQHADGVDHVSLRVPAHDWDTYRALSLWLFHTPPGVVDGLPPQAPAVAATLPTGRSKRPVLVRQHG
- a CDS encoding putative bifunctional diguanylate cyclase/phosphodiesterase, with translation MGEDAPHPLRGGPRRPYGWLVLVAVGLALIGVHQVLPAGLAREVLYVATGLVGALGVLVGLRLHQPERPRAWQALAASQLTWVLADLVGTVQGAVAPTDAFPTPADAVYLAGYPLLGLSLFLLTRGRRPRRDVEGALDSLTVAVGLYLLCWVLLARPTLDESADSWLAAAVAAAYPLLDITIIAMLVALVITPGTHTAALRMLVSAVGLVIIADTAATALGLLSIGSTGPIDFIWLFSYVLVGAAALHPSMRTLSQTAPPGRPVFSRRRQIATATAVLVAPGTLAVQHVLGVPLDIWAVVAASVVMFLLVVARMNVAIHQIVTADRRREEAQAELAHQAAHDSLTGLPNRAQSLELLTGTLNRAQRSGAMIGLLFVDLDGFKAVNDTFGHGAGDDVLRTVSRRMQAVVRGGDVVGRLGGDEFVVLLEPVVDERSAVAVGERLIAEVSAPIVLANGEAVSVGASVGVAISQDARTDADALLVEADTAAYRAKNRGRGRTEVFDAGLRRELQGRVDLERGLRNALWQNQLQLRFQPVVDLVARRPLGWEAILHWDRPGVGLVPVPDFRPVAETTDLIFDLDAWALLRVAQQIAEWEAAGFGGVRVSVRVSVRHVGRPRILEDVRAALDASGTPAPQLMVQISDTGLVDDPAVLHHLSRLRGGGTPVSLDDFGAGHSSVRRLATLPLDAVKLDGTLLDHSSRAAEGLLELMVRGVRNFGLLTAVKGVTTEQDLELLRRVGCELGQGELFGGLVDGTEVLGQLAQQAVTR